The following is a genomic window from Sebaldella sp. S0638.
GGTATGCAACACTTCTTGATTATCTGGAAGAAAACATTAATTTTACGGAGGAATATATCAGGAAAAATCTTCCGGAAGTTACTTTTCAAAAACCTGAGGGTACTTATTTGTTATGGCTTGATTTTCGTAAATTAGACATTACAAAAAATCAGCTGGAGGATCTTATAAAAACTAAAGCCGGAGTGGTTTTGAATTCAGGTTATTCATTTAGTGAGGACTGCGGACTTTTTCAGAGAATTAATATAGCCTGTCCCAGATATCTTTTGGAAGAAGGCTTGGAAAGACTAACAAAAATAGTAAAAAAGTAAAGGAGAAATAAGGGCGTTATGGAACACATATTTAAGGTAATAAATGACTTTTTTGAATTTATAGTACCAATATCAGACTTTTTATGGGATTTCCCCACGAACATTGAATTCTACAGTAATATACCGATTTTGGGGAAATTTTCATTTGCACTGATACTTTTGATAGGAACTGGAATTTTATTTTCAGTGAAAACGAAGTTTGTGCAGGTGACGAAATTTAAAACAGGGCTGAAAATATTAATAAAGAAAAAAACTTCGGATATAGGGGTAAGTCCTTTGGCTTCATTCCTTTTGAGTTCTGCTACAAGAGTGGGACCGGGTAATATAATGGGTGTTACCGGTGCCATTTCTGTGGGCGGTCCCGGAGCAGTATTCTGGATGTGGGTATCTGCATTTTTTGGAATGGCAACTGCTTTTGCAGAATCTGTTTTAGCACAGGTTTTTAAAGAGCGGGATGAAGACAACTATATTGGAGGTCTGCCGTTTTACGGAAAAAAAATACTCGGGAATAAAAGAATAGCAGGAATAATTCTGTCGGTATGTTTTATTTTGTATGCATTATTTACATTACCGGGACAGACATTTCATCTGTTTACCGCATTAGGATCTGTAGCTGAAGTAATAGGCGGCGTGAAGTACGAGAGAACTTCAAATGTTTATTATATAATAGCAGCAGTGATATTTTTCTCGGTTTTATTTACTACAATAGGCGGAATAAGAAGGGTTACGAAAGTTACTGATATATTGGTTCCCATTATGGCAGTTATTTATATGCTGATTGTACTATTTATAATTTGTGTAAATGTAAAATTGGTTCCTTACTTTTTTGCAGAGGTTATAAAAGGGGCATTTGCTCCGAGGGCAATATTCGGCGGAGCCTTTGGGGTAGCATTGGCTCAGGGAATTAAAAGAGGACTTATGTCAAATGAAGCTGGTCAGGGTACAATTACCATGGCAGCAGCAGTAGCAGAGAATGATCACCCGTGTGAGCAGGGATTCGTACAATCAATAGGAGTTTTCCTTGATACTATAGTAATATGTACTCTCACAGGATTTGTAGTAGTAATGGCACACTTATGGAGTAACGGGGCGAGCGGTATAGAATGGGAAGCAATAAAAAATTCAAAGCTGGATGTTTATCTGAATTCAATTCAATATCTGATTCCGGGACAGAGTTTTGATGCGGTGATCAAGTGTATAGTTTCTTTATGTTACGGATTATTTGCTTTTACTACATTAATAGGTCTGATATTATTTACGGAAATTTCAGGAAGCTTTATCAGTACAAATAAATATTTTATATTCTTCTTAAGATTACTGGGAGCAGTTTTATTTGTTCCGTTTGGTGAACTTACTGTACTTTCAGGATTAGAACTTGGAAATTTATGGTATATTTCCGATTTTATAAATATAATGATCGTTTACGCCAATGTACCGGTGATTTTATTAGGATCAGGAATTGTGACCAAGACTTTGGATCATTATATAAAAAGCAACGGGAAAAGATTTGTTTCGAAGGAGATTGGGATAGAAACAGATATATGGAAATAATTATATCTATTTTTTCTTAGTTGTGCTATAATGCTTGAGCAGGTAGTAGTCAGTATTTCACGGCTATAAAAGTACAGCGTGTACTTTATAAAAATGGTTGTATCCTTTTGGATACAACCTCTTTATTTTACTACAATATTTATTATTTTTATTACTCTTACTGTTTTACTTAAATATAGCTTTTAATGTATTGATAATATCAAAAAATAATTCCAGATCATCTTCAGAAAGCAGCATATCATCCTGAAGGGAAAAAACATATTTCCCTTTAATATAGCTGATATAAAAAGAATAATATAAGTAATTAAAGAAAATAGTTTTTTCACTGAATCTTGTGATTTGAAGGCCATTTTCGTTATACTTCTCCAGATCTGTTCTTATTCTAAGCTCCTCATCTAAAAAATTCATAGCTATCACCCTATATACAATAATGAAATAAAAAATCAATTTATAGTTTGTCAATAAAGGCTTCAGCAGAAAAACCTGAAATTTTTGATATTTTATCTTCCTTAATCTGATAAACAAAAATTGTAAAATTCGTTTTCTGTTCTGTTTCATGATCAGAAGTAACCGTTATAAATGAACTGTCATCTATCCAGCTGACAAGTTCGATGCTGCCTGAAGGTCCTATGTAAAAGAGGGCAGCGCTTTTATTATTTTTCAGATCATATAAAAATAATGCAGTATCTACATCTCTTATTTCTTCACCGCTGTCACTTATCTCAAGACCATATGAATAAGGGTCTAGTACCATATTCTTATCAGGAGAAAAAATATATTTGTCTTCAAATCTCTTGTCATAAGTGAGTTTATCTTCCATTGTAACAGTATCTTTTAATTCTGAATCATCAAGTTTTCTAAATACAATTTTGTCTTTTCCTGTTTTTTGCAGAAGATCTTTATACCATGTACTGTCCTCGATAAAAGATTTATAAATTTTATAGTCATCTAATGTAAGTTTATTGCCAGACTCGTCTTTATAACATGAAAACAGCAGTGTCATAGATAAAATCAGCAAAAGATATGAAATTTTTTTCATGAAAAATCACCTTCCTGTGTTAATTGGTTAATTTTGATTAGTGCTTTGTCGAATAATTCACGGGGAATATTAAAACTATTAAGGGACTGCAGCAGCTGCTTACTGTTATAATAACCAATACGCAGTATATCTCCGAGTTTTTCCCTTCTTAACTTTGAGTCTTTTCCGTAACAAAGATTATTGTTTATAAGATCATCAAAAGTATAAGATTTTGACTCTCCAATATCGTGAAAAATTATTTTAGCCCTTTTCAGAGCTTCTATTATGGCAGCAGCTCCGGCATTCTCCACACCGATATTATTATTTTTGGTTCCTTCTTCTCTTGAAATAAAAGCATGCTTTGCATTAGGGATATGCATTTTTATTAGTGTCCTGATTTTTTTTCCTGCAAAATCAGGATCTGTCAAAATAATAATGTCATTGGTAAGGGATATTTGTTTGAGTTTTTCTATAGTAGATTTTTTAAAGGAAGAATAACCGTGGACAGCAATAACATGAGCTTCGACAGCCTGCTTAACAGCGGTTATATCATCTTTTCCTTCTACTACTATAATTTCTTTTATTTTAGGTTTCATTATGTTCCTTTCTAAATAATGCTCTAAGCTCTTTGTGCTTAAAGCAATGAAGTTCTGACTTTCATAAAGACTATGTGTTAATTATATTTTTTATCAAAATCAGATATTAGATTTAGCATAAATCTCTATATTATTCTACACCATTTTGAATAAATATGCGAATAAATAAAAAATGAAAACTTCTGTCTTCTCTGTAAAATAATGTTTTGAGTGTTTATTATGCAAAATGTATTGAAAAAGTTTTTTAATTATAGTATAAATATATTTATAATTCTAAAATGAGGTGTTTTTATGAAGAAAATTTATTTTTATTTCCTGTTTTTTTGTATGTTAGCAGCAACTCCAAGTGATTTTACAGAGGTAAGCGAAGTATTTATGGGGTCGGAAGAAGGAAAATACTATACAGTAATATCTGAGATATTAAATCCCGGAAGCTATTATATGTATAAGAAAAATACCTATCTTGCTTCATATGATGGTGATAACAGGCTTATAAGCAAAAAGATACTTAAAAAGGAAGATATGCTGCTTGATGAAAATGCAAAAGAATCAAAAGATTCTGTCAGAGTTCTGAAAAATAAGGGTGCTTTGGATAATCTGCTTAAAAAGAACATTGATTTATCAATATCATCTTTTAGTAATGATGGAAGATATGAGATGAAAGAAGACGGGATTTATGAAAATTTTCCTAAAGAAGATAAGGAATCAGTAAAAATTTTTTCAAAAGAAGAAATTGATAAAAAAATAATGAGTATTTGCAGCAAGGATTTTTGCGGGGAAAATATGAATTATAATAAAGAGGAAGTAGAAGTATTATTTGGCTATTATAACAGAATGGGTACTTATTATGTAATAAAAGTAGATTTTGATATTATGGCTCTTGATTTCATAATGAGAAAAGGAAGATAGAGAAAAGGCTGCAGTCTGATAAATTCAGAATACAGCCTTTATTTATTATATTATTTTATATAGTTCAAGTGCTTTTAATACCCATTTCCATGTATATTCCACAGAAGAAATTTCCATTTTTTCTTCCGGAGTATGTGCTCCATATATGTTAGGCCCTATAGATATAACATCAAGACCGTCAATTTTACCAGCAAAAATTCCACACTCAAGACCTGCGTGTATTGCTTTTATCTTAGGTGTTTTTTTATAAAGCTCTTCATGTGCTTTTATAAAAAGTTCCCTTAGCTTGGAGTCTTCTCTGTATTCCCATGAAGAATATGAAGAATCTACTGTGAAATCAGCATTATACAGTTTTGAAATATCTTTTAGTTTATTTTCCAGATCACGAAGTGCCGAATTCACGGAACTTCTTAATAAAAGCTGTATTGACGAAGTTTCATCATGAGTTCTTAAAACACCCATACTAAGCGAAGTCTCCACCAAACCTTGGATATGTTCACTGTTAGCAATAACACCGCTTGGAATTTCACATAAAAGATTAATCAGATTAACGCTGTCCTTTTCCGAAAGAGGCATTCTATCAGTATCAGCATCATATCTTATTTCCATTGTAAGATTTTGCTCTGTTTTGGAATATGTGTTTTTCATTTCTTCAAAGAAAAGTTTACTTTTTTC
Proteins encoded in this region:
- the rnmV gene encoding ribonuclease M5 translates to MKPKIKEIIVVEGKDDITAVKQAVEAHVIAVHGYSSFKKSTIEKLKQISLTNDIIILTDPDFAGKKIRTLIKMHIPNAKHAFISREEGTKNNNIGVENAGAAAIIEALKRAKIIFHDIGESKSYTFDDLINNNLCYGKDSKLRREKLGDILRIGYYNSKQLLQSLNSFNIPRELFDKALIKINQLTQEGDFS
- a CDS encoding sodium:alanine symporter family protein produces the protein MEHIFKVINDFFEFIVPISDFLWDFPTNIEFYSNIPILGKFSFALILLIGTGILFSVKTKFVQVTKFKTGLKILIKKKTSDIGVSPLASFLLSSATRVGPGNIMGVTGAISVGGPGAVFWMWVSAFFGMATAFAESVLAQVFKERDEDNYIGGLPFYGKKILGNKRIAGIILSVCFILYALFTLPGQTFHLFTALGSVAEVIGGVKYERTSNVYYIIAAVIFFSVLFTTIGGIRRVTKVTDILVPIMAVIYMLIVLFIICVNVKLVPYFFAEVIKGAFAPRAIFGGAFGVALAQGIKRGLMSNEAGQGTITMAAAVAENDHPCEQGFVQSIGVFLDTIVICTLTGFVVVMAHLWSNGASGIEWEAIKNSKLDVYLNSIQYLIPGQSFDAVIKCIVSLCYGLFAFTTLIGLILFTEISGSFISTNKYFIFFLRLLGAVLFVPFGELTVLSGLELGNLWYISDFINIMIVYANVPVILLGSGIVTKTLDHYIKSNGKRFVSKEIGIETDIWK